The following coding sequences lie in one Xanthomonas hortorum pv. pelargonii genomic window:
- a CDS encoding polyhydroxyalkanoate depolymerase, with amino-acid sequence MLRGSKAARMGGMLYQLHELTRNLLAPWVHQAQANAKMFSDPDSLWASLPGAERMAASNELFHRLGKEYEKPAWALDDVEVDGHSLPIIEREVLSKPFCRLLRFKRFSDHVELIGTMKQQPAVLVVAPLSGHHATLLRDTVRTLLRNHKVYVTDWVDARMVPLEAGAFRLEDYISYIQEFIRHIGADRLHVVSVCQPTVPVLAAVSLMATNDEPTPRSLVMMGGPIDARRSPTQVNNLATENGIEWFQNNLIHTVPFPYPGHGRQVYPGFLQHAGFLSMNPNRHVMSHWDFYTDLVKGDLQDAQAHRQFYDEYNAVLDMPAEYYLDTIRVVFQDFLLPQGKWKVDGQLVKPSAIRNTALLSIEGELDDIAGLGQTEAVHDLCTGIDAAHRRHLVVEGAGHYGIFSGRRWREVVYPQVREFIGRYDADPVGSRDPATVTPIRKRGKRA; translated from the coding sequence ATGCTGCGTGGCAGCAAAGCCGCACGGATGGGTGGAATGCTTTATCAACTGCACGAGCTAACCCGCAATCTGCTAGCCCCTTGGGTGCATCAGGCCCAGGCGAACGCCAAGATGTTCTCCGACCCCGACAGTCTGTGGGCCTCGCTCCCGGGTGCCGAACGCATGGCGGCCAGCAATGAGCTGTTCCACCGCCTCGGCAAGGAATACGAAAAGCCCGCCTGGGCGCTCGACGATGTCGAGGTCGACGGCCACTCGCTGCCGATCATCGAACGCGAAGTCCTGAGCAAGCCGTTCTGCCGCCTGCTGCGCTTCAAGCGTTTCAGCGACCATGTCGAGCTGATTGGCACGATGAAGCAGCAGCCCGCCGTGCTGGTGGTGGCCCCATTATCCGGCCACCACGCCACCCTGCTGCGCGATACCGTGCGTACCCTGCTGCGCAACCACAAGGTCTACGTGACCGACTGGGTCGACGCGCGCATGGTGCCGCTGGAAGCCGGCGCGTTCCGGCTCGAGGACTACATCAGCTACATCCAGGAATTCATCCGCCACATCGGCGCCGACCGCCTGCATGTGGTGAGCGTGTGCCAGCCCACCGTGCCGGTGCTCGCGGCGGTATCGCTGATGGCCACCAACGATGAGCCCACGCCGCGATCGCTGGTGATGATGGGCGGGCCGATCGATGCACGCCGCAGCCCGACCCAGGTCAACAACCTGGCCACCGAGAACGGCATCGAGTGGTTCCAGAACAACCTGATCCACACCGTGCCGTTCCCCTATCCGGGGCATGGCCGGCAGGTTTATCCGGGCTTCCTACAGCACGCCGGTTTCCTGTCGATGAATCCCAACCGGCACGTGATGTCGCACTGGGATTTCTACACCGATCTGGTCAAGGGCGACCTGCAGGATGCGCAGGCGCACCGGCAGTTCTACGACGAATACAACGCCGTGCTCGACATGCCGGCCGAGTATTACCTGGACACGATTCGCGTAGTGTTTCAGGACTTCTTGCTGCCGCAGGGCAAGTGGAAAGTGGATGGTCAGTTGGTGAAGCCATCGGCAATCCGCAACACCGCGCTGCTCAGCATCGAGGGCGAACTGGACGATATCGCCGGCCTCGGTCAGACCGAAGCGGTGCACGATCTGTGCACCGGCATCGATGCTGCGCATCGCCGTCATCTGGTGGTGGAAGGCGCCGGCCATTACGGCATCTTCAGCGGCCGTCGCTGGCGCGAAGTGGTGTATCCGCAGGTGCGCGAATTCATCGGCCGCTACGACGCAGACCCGGTCGGCAGCCGCGATCCGGCCACCGTCACCCCGATCCGCAAGCGCGGCAAACGCGCTTGA